A region from the Nostoc sp. HK-01 genome encodes:
- a CDS encoding response regulator receiver sensor signal transduction histidine kinase: protein MLNLPENSLILIVDDTITNLEIISDALTTAGFVVTTARNGEKALQQIQDTLPDLILLDVMMPGIDGFETCQKLKTNPLTQDIPVIFMTGISDIETKVKGLNLGAVDYITKPFQKEEVLARIKTHLQLRYLTKTLEQRVSERTAELSQALKDLQAYQIQIIQKEKMSALGQLVTGIAHEINNPVSCIHGNLDHTANYFNNLIKIIDLYQQNYPEPVPAIQAEIAETDLEYMRSDLPNLITSMKEGVQRIRNISTSLRNFSRPDKDRKVFCNIHNGIDSTIMILKHRLKASKVRPEIEVIRNYGNLPSITCFSGQLNQVFMNILTNAIDALEESNIGRGYSEIEKHPNQIWITTSLSEDKYNAVIQIKDNGVGMSADIQQKIFEHLFTTKLFGRGTGLGLSIAHQIIVEKHKGKLDVYSVPGKGSEFTITIPIH, encoded by the coding sequence ATGCTGAACTTACCAGAAAATAGTTTAATTTTAATAGTAGATGATACTATCACCAATCTAGAAATTATATCTGACGCATTGACCACTGCCGGATTTGTCGTCACTACAGCGAGAAATGGTGAAAAGGCACTTCAGCAAATCCAGGACACATTACCTGATTTAATTTTACTGGATGTGATGATGCCTGGTATCGATGGATTTGAAACTTGCCAAAAATTAAAGACAAATCCCCTCACTCAAGATATCCCAGTAATTTTTATGACTGGTATTTCGGATATAGAAACTAAGGTAAAAGGTCTAAATTTAGGGGCGGTTGATTATATTACTAAACCATTTCAAAAAGAAGAAGTATTAGCCAGAATTAAAACACATTTGCAACTACGTTATTTAACAAAAACTTTAGAGCAAAGAGTTAGCGAAAGAACAGCCGAACTTTCTCAAGCTTTAAAAGACTTACAAGCATATCAAATTCAAATAATTCAGAAAGAAAAAATGTCTGCTTTAGGTCAGTTAGTTACAGGTATTGCTCACGAAATTAATAATCCGGTTAGTTGTATTCATGGAAATCTTGATCATACTGCTAATTATTTTAATAACTTAATTAAAATAATTGACCTTTATCAACAAAACTATCCTGAACCTGTACCTGCTATTCAAGCAGAAATTGCGGAAACAGACTTAGAGTATATGCGCTCTGACCTACCTAACTTAATTACTTCGATGAAAGAAGGCGTTCAACGCATTCGCAATATTAGTACTAGTCTGCGAAATTTTTCTCGTCCTGATAAAGATCGGAAAGTATTCTGCAATATTCATAATGGTATCGACAGTACAATTATGATCCTCAAGCACCGCTTAAAAGCCTCAAAAGTCCGTCCAGAAATTGAAGTTATCAGAAATTATGGTAATTTACCTTCTATAACTTGTTTTAGCGGTCAATTGAATCAAGTGTTTATGAATATTTTAACTAATGCCATTGATGCTTTAGAAGAATCTAATATAGGGCGGGGCTATAGTGAAATTGAAAAGCATCCTAATCAAATTTGGATTACAACTTCCTTAAGTGAAGACAAATACAATGCTGTAATTCAGATTAAAGATAATGGAGTTGGTATGTCTGCTGATATCCAGCAGAAAATATTTGAGCATTTGTTTACGACCAAATTATTCGGTCGAGGTACCGGGTTAGGGTTATCAATTGCCCATCAAATTATTGTGGAAAAACATAAAGGTAAATTGGATGTATATTCTGTACCAGGGAAAGGTTCAGAATTTACGATTACTATTCCAATTCACTAG
- a CDS encoding stationary-phase survival protein SurE: MTIILTNDDGIDAPGIKALLRAVNSENVIVAAPKDHQSGCGHQVTTTRSINIQQRSEKEYAIAGTPADCVRIAISQICQDAKFVLSGINAGGNLGVDVYISGTVAAVREAAMNGIPGIAISHYRKAKQNFDWELAAKLTAEILADLIQHPLEAGCFWNVNLPHVQPGEPYPKVVFCQPCTKALPINYRVNGNDFYYVGEYGKRDRTPGSDVDVCFSGNIAITQLRV; this comes from the coding sequence ATGACGATAATCTTGACTAACGATGATGGTATTGATGCTCCTGGAATCAAAGCGTTGCTGAGGGCTGTTAACAGTGAAAATGTGATTGTTGCTGCGCCCAAAGATCATCAATCAGGTTGTGGACATCAAGTTACTACAACTCGCTCTATTAATATTCAACAGCGTTCTGAGAAGGAATATGCGATCGCTGGTACTCCTGCTGATTGTGTGAGAATTGCAATATCGCAAATTTGTCAAGATGCCAAGTTTGTCTTATCTGGCATCAATGCTGGTGGTAATCTTGGCGTTGATGTTTATATTTCTGGGACTGTAGCTGCTGTGCGAGAAGCTGCTATGAATGGTATTCCGGGGATTGCTATTTCTCACTATCGTAAAGCCAAGCAAAATTTTGATTGGGAACTAGCGGCAAAATTGACAGCTGAGATATTAGCGGATTTAATTCAGCATCCTCTAGAAGCAGGATGCTTTTGGAATGTGAATTTGCCACATGTGCAGCCAGGAGAGCCATATCCCAAAGTGGTATTTTGTCAACCTTGCACCAAAGCCTTACCGATTAATTATCGCGTGAATGGCAATGATTTTTATTATGTGGGGGAATATGGTAAACGCGATCGCACTCCTGGTAGTGATGTGGATGTTTGTTTTTCAGGAAATATTGCCATTACACAATTAAGAGTGTGA
- a CDS encoding hypothetical protein (similar to glucosyltransferase) has translation MYQTPLQSVCQLAAGRAWKLDTPHYSVDSKFKRCLDILGSVVGLIILGVVFIPIAIAIKLDSRGPIFFTQERYGLQGRPFKLRKFRSMVSDAEKLKSLVKNEADGLIFKNKNDFRVTKVGRFLRSTSLDELPQFWNVLVGEMSLVGTRPPTADEVAKYNQRHWQRLNVKPGLTGEWQVHGRSHVKDFEQIVDLDLRYQEKWHPFYDLLLITKTFYVIFGKVGAF, from the coding sequence ATGTACCAAACACCATTGCAAAGCGTTTGTCAACTTGCTGCTGGCAGAGCTTGGAAATTAGATACACCCCACTATTCCGTAGATTCTAAATTCAAACGTTGTTTAGATATTTTAGGAAGTGTAGTGGGTTTAATAATTTTGGGCGTTGTGTTTATACCGATAGCGATCGCCATTAAACTCGATAGTAGAGGCCCAATTTTCTTTACTCAAGAACGTTATGGACTTCAAGGGCGACCTTTTAAGCTCCGTAAATTTCGTTCAATGGTTAGCGATGCGGAAAAACTCAAATCTCTCGTCAAAAATGAAGCTGACGGATTAATCTTTAAAAATAAGAATGACTTCCGAGTTACAAAAGTAGGGCGTTTTTTACGTAGCACCAGTTTAGACGAATTGCCACAATTTTGGAATGTGCTTGTAGGTGAAATGAGTTTGGTGGGAACACGTCCACCTACTGCTGATGAAGTAGCCAAGTACAATCAACGCCATTGGCAACGTCTCAATGTCAAACCAGGTTTGACTGGGGAATGGCAAGTTCATGGTCGTTCTCATGTCAAAGATTTTGAACAAATAGTTGACTTAGACTTGCGTTACCAAGAAAAGTGGCATCCATTCTACGATTTATTGTTAATTACTAAAACTTTCTACGTCATCTTTGGTAAAGTTGGGGCGTTTTAA
- a CDS encoding hydrogenase accessory protein — protein MFQDKLLQRYVGAIAALVIISLLSSWTGLSSLHEISNSWDGFLWGMADPILAFDKLVSILAIGWLAVGKMRGRWIATVLICANIFGTLIHLLQFNLPFTEIAIAIVSIAFGLVLIISKQPNLLTLLILTAIAGLLQGYFNSESIIGAGIMPSVMYIFGAALTQYAVLMSVSQIAAQVSQAELLNILPKKISLVGFAICALGLVSLKTWIN, from the coding sequence ATGTTCCAAGATAAATTACTCCAACGTTATGTTGGTGCGATCGCTGCTTTAGTTATCATTAGTTTGTTGAGTTCATGGACTGGACTATCATCTCTTCATGAAATCTCTAACTCCTGGGATGGCTTTCTGTGGGGAATGGCAGATCCGATATTGGCCTTTGATAAGTTAGTCAGTATATTGGCAATTGGTTGGCTGGCTGTTGGGAAAATGCGTGGGAGATGGATAGCTACTGTGCTGATATGCGCCAACATTTTCGGCACACTCATTCATTTATTGCAGTTCAACTTACCATTCACAGAAATAGCGATCGCGATTGTTAGTATTGCTTTTGGTTTGGTGCTAATTATATCCAAGCAGCCTAATTTATTGACACTGCTGATACTAACGGCGATCGCTGGTTTACTTCAAGGTTATTTTAATAGTGAATCAATTATTGGGGCAGGAATAATGCCCTCAGTTATGTATATTTTTGGTGCAGCGTTGACACAGTATGCGGTGCTAATGAGTGTCAGCCAAATTGCTGCTCAGGTTAGTCAAGCAGAATTACTCAATATTTTGCCAAAAAAAATCAGTTTAGTGGGCTTTGCTATTTGCGCTCTTGGGCTTGTCTCTCTAAAAACCTGGATCAACTAA
- a CDS encoding peptidase M48 Ste24p yields the protein MSRVFQLAQAVKLSLILGMTTGTLLLGSHLKVDAESRTTAHRQLQNTKVKLAQNSPAISRFQTLAEADELYQKGQLQAAENLYRKVKPDFATSDRRRTAIYEVEQLPGDGQVYWRNANEGLQQNLDSKIFLPLQLLLSNYPEFIKGHLLLAEACDKKPEACKSNAKDGQPKNALEVLERAVELYPDDPELLKAKIKALAKEQRFLEASIAARQFATIYVDYPEAPEFEKLAEKNLQRHHSKLNDDLRFQGIFSTVVGGVKAFSTKDWQSGVSGFETISMLLQGESAFGKEVADKLVKQYQQEGKLLEDPQVLNYVRGIGGRLEPLMGRKFDYEYYVIQDSAINAFALPGGKVFVNVGAILGTNSEAELAGLLSHEISHAVLSHGFQRVAQSQFISGLSNVIPISNMFQEMVGKEYSRENERQADILGTRVLNKAGYAADGLRNLMATLNAKSGGKEQTSWQSTHPAPAERVAYLEGLIKSNNYNRYAFEGVKKHQEIQNLIQGIAPSQDSKPAASQPAKKPPKGKPNSITKPIRGIVAIAAGLTRDNIEIRIDGGKVESDRNFTINFIVENRSDRAFAFVPLYAEVVTESGKKLKTRFSSAQAQVPAGGSIKGEVQVLGQSWNSQGSQNLTLVIKESTGGGRIFRIPF from the coding sequence ATGAGTAGAGTATTTCAACTTGCTCAAGCTGTAAAATTGAGCTTGATTTTAGGTATGACAACTGGCACCTTGTTATTAGGAAGCCATCTCAAGGTTGATGCTGAGTCAAGAACAACTGCACATCGCCAACTGCAAAATACAAAAGTCAAGCTGGCGCAAAATTCTCCAGCTATTAGCCGTTTTCAAACCTTAGCAGAAGCCGATGAACTCTACCAAAAAGGACAATTACAAGCAGCAGAAAATCTCTACCGCAAAGTAAAGCCTGATTTTGCAACCAGTGATAGGAGACGCACAGCTATTTATGAAGTTGAGCAATTACCGGGTGATGGTCAAGTATACTGGCGTAATGCTAACGAAGGTTTACAACAAAATTTAGATAGCAAAATTTTTCTACCTCTGCAACTGTTACTGAGTAATTATCCTGAGTTTATCAAGGGTCATTTACTGTTAGCTGAAGCTTGTGATAAAAAACCTGAAGCTTGCAAAAGTAATGCTAAAGATGGACAGCCAAAAAATGCTCTGGAAGTTTTAGAACGAGCAGTAGAATTATATCCTGATGACCCGGAATTGCTCAAAGCGAAAATTAAAGCTTTGGCAAAAGAACAACGGTTTTTAGAAGCTTCCATTGCAGCAAGACAATTTGCCACAATTTATGTCGATTATCCCGAAGCTCCAGAGTTTGAAAAACTAGCTGAGAAAAATCTCCAACGTCATCACTCCAAGCTGAATGATGATTTACGATTCCAAGGTATTTTTAGTACAGTAGTAGGTGGTGTAAAAGCATTTAGTACAAAAGATTGGCAATCGGGAGTTTCCGGTTTTGAAACGATATCTATGCTTTTGCAAGGTGAATCTGCTTTTGGTAAAGAAGTTGCTGATAAATTAGTTAAGCAATATCAACAAGAAGGTAAGTTATTAGAAGACCCTCAAGTTCTTAATTACGTGCGAGGAATTGGCGGTAGACTAGAGCCTTTAATGGGGCGCAAGTTTGACTATGAGTACTATGTGATTCAAGATAGTGCAATTAATGCTTTTGCCTTACCTGGAGGGAAAGTATTTGTAAATGTGGGGGCAATTTTGGGAACTAATTCGGAAGCAGAGTTGGCAGGATTGTTGAGTCATGAAATCTCTCATGCAGTGCTTTCTCATGGCTTTCAACGCGTTGCCCAAAGTCAGTTTATTAGCGGGTTAAGTAATGTAATTCCTATTTCTAATATGTTCCAAGAAATGGTGGGTAAAGAATATAGCCGAGAGAATGAACGCCAAGCTGATATTTTAGGGACGCGCGTATTAAATAAGGCTGGTTATGCTGCGGATGGCTTACGTAATTTAATGGCAACGCTTAATGCCAAATCTGGCGGTAAAGAGCAAACTTCTTGGCAATCAACTCATCCGGCTCCAGCGGAACGGGTGGCATATTTAGAAGGTTTAATCAAGAGTAATAATTATAATCGTTATGCTTTTGAAGGAGTGAAGAAGCATCAAGAAATTCAGAATTTAATCCAAGGGATAGCTCCGAGTCAAGATAGTAAACCAGCCGCATCTCAACCAGCGAAAAAACCCCCGAAAGGAAAGCCAAATAGCATAACTAAACCAATACGCGGTATTGTGGCGATCGCCGCCGGATTAACCAGAGATAATATAGAGATTCGGATAGATGGCGGCAAGGTAGAAAGTGATCGAAACTTCACCATCAATTTTATTGTCGAAAATCGCAGCGATCGCGCCTTTGCTTTTGTCCCTTTATATGCTGAAGTAGTAACTGAAAGTGGCAAAAAATTAAAAACGCGCTTTTCATCAGCCCAGGCGCAGGTTCCAGCCGGGGGAAGTATTAAAGGTGAGGTACAAGTATTAGGGCAATCTTGGAATAGTCAAGGTTCACAAAATCTTACTTTAGTAATTAAAGAAAGTACTGGTGGTGGGCGAATTTTCCGTATCCCTTTCTAG